One segment of Solanum stenotomum isolate F172 chromosome 1, ASM1918654v1, whole genome shotgun sequence DNA contains the following:
- the LOC125876406 gene encoding nuclear transcription factor Y subunit A-10-like, with protein sequence MHTTVFSKGNEGVVQNQSVATLCTAPWWSSGFMSQSVAFAEPFGQLKSASVEQQPKGNATEFTISSGDCKSSANGQKLSNIQAATSVRAANMDYRGHFELGFGQSLISAKYPYGEQCIGLFSAYAPQLSGRIMLPLNLASDEGPIFVNAKQYHGILRRRKTRAKEMEKKALKPRKPYLHLSRHLHALRRPRGCGGRFLNTRNMSGTMKGGKTTDMFKTGDVQNFYPTGSQNSEVLQSDSSNLSSPKETSGSRFFDSSGVTNMYTSGNLDPLLFQNLRPPVQAIPDMMNTGHSIFMSGKWVGTADSCCNLKV encoded by the exons ATGCATACTACTGTATTTTCCAAAGGAAATGAGGGGGTTGTCCAGAATCAATCTGTTGCAACATTGTGCACTGCTCCTTGGTGGAGTAGTGGTTTTATGTCTCAATCTGTGGCTTTTGCTGAGCCTTTTGGACAATTGAAATCTGCATCTGTGGAGCAGCAGCCTAAGGGGAATGCAACAGAGTTCACTATTTCCTCTG GTGATTGCAAATCTTCAGCAAACGGGCAAAAACTTTCAAACATTCAGGCTGCTACCTCTGTTCGCGCAGCTAATATGGACTACCGAGGTCACTTTGAGCTAGGTTTTGGTCAGTCCCTG ATTTCTGCAAAATATCCTTATGGAGAGCAATGCATTGGGTTATTTTCAGCTTATGCTCCTCAACTTTCG GGCCGCATTATGCTACCATTGAATTTGGCTTCTGATGAAGGTCCGATATTCGTAAATGCCAAGCAGTATCATGGGATACTAAGGCGTCGAAAGACCCGGGCTAAGGAAATGGAGAAAAAAGCTCTTAAACCACGCAAG CCGTACTTGCACCTCTCTCGCCATCTCCATGCTTTGCGCCGACCTAGGGGCTGTGGTGGTCGCTTCTTGAACACAAGGAATATGAGTGGAACTATGAAGGGTGGAAAAACCACCGATATGTTCAAGACAGGCGATGTTCAAAACTTTTACCCCACTGGATCCCAGAATTCTGAAGTGCTGCAGTCTGATAGCAGCAATTTGAGCTCACCAAAAGAAACATCTGGAAGTAGGTTCTTCGATTCATCAGGGGTCACTAACATGTACACTAGTGGCAATCTTGATCCTCTTCTGTTCCAAAACCTGAGGCCTCCGGTCCAGGCAATACCGGACATGATGAATACTGGACACAGTATTTTCATGTCTGGTAAGTGGGTTGGCACAGCAGATAGCTGTTGCAACCTCAAAGTTTGA